One genomic window of Quercus robur chromosome 6, dhQueRobu3.1, whole genome shotgun sequence includes the following:
- the LOC126732978 gene encoding uncharacterized protein LOC126732978: MAKATTQTQTQKPNPTNSMNKPPKPKLVCFSFAAYAKTLIYHLKSSNIPIVNGLSNSEFTSIETTFGFSFPPDLRSILCEGVPVGPGFPNWRSYSPQQLHILLNLPTLGLLKQVSQRKFWSHSWGARPDDTNEALALARQSLNKAPVLVPIYRNFYIPSRPNIAGNPVFYVNGRDVHVSSFDVSGFFQEAEFLNVPRASRIKAPAWTATTARRIEFWTEAAARADTRWWSGDLGTCLEEVFWRLRNGGWKEEEVREMMMMMNGGDGDDEERKGGPGLVRCKESVKWHVQVLSMKLLSAGWSREDVVYSLDLVDESGLLEEHSFLDFQVQQKPTSCSKVNDDRQRLSIKQLMQLHSLES; encoded by the coding sequence ATGGCCAAAGCCaccacacaaacacaaacacaaaaaccaaaccCTACAAACTCCATGAACAAGCCCCCAAAGCCAAAGCTAGTCTGCTTTTCATTTGCAGCTTATGCCAAGACTCTCATCTACCATCTCAAGTCTTCGAACATCCCCATCGTTAATGGCCTCTCCAACTCAGAATTCACCTCCATCGAAACCACTTTCGGCTTCTCTTTCCCTCCGGACCTCCGTTCAATACTCTGTGAAGGTGTCCCAGTTGGTCCTGGTTTTCCAAATTGGCGATCCTATTCTCCCCAACAGCTTCATATCCTTCTCAACTTGCCTACCTTGGGTCTCCTCAAACAAGTCTCTCAAAGAAAGTTTTGGTCACACTCTTGGGGGGCTCGACCTGATGACACTAACGAAGCCTTAGCTTTAGCCAGGCAGAGTTTAAACAAAGCCCCAGTTCTTGTACCTATATACCGAAATTTTTACATTCCTTCGAGGCCCAACATAGCTGGAAATCCTGTGTTTTATGTAAATGGTAGAGATGTTCATGTGTCTAGTTTTGATGTTTCTGGGTTCTTCCAAGAAGCTGAATTCTTAAACGTTCCGAGGGCTTCGAGGATTAAAGCTCCGGCGTGGACAGCAACCACCGCACGAAGGATTGAGTTCTGGACCGAAGCGGCGGCGCGTGCGGATACGCGGTGGTGGAGTGGGGACTTAGGGACGTGTCTGGAGGAAGTGTTTTGGAGGTTGAGAAATGGAGGGTGGAAAGAAGAGGAGGTTagggagatgatgatgatgatgaacggtggtgatggtgatgatgaggaGAGGAAAGGTGGGCCCGGTTTGGTGAGATGTAAAGAGAGTGTGAAGTGGCACGTGCAAGTGCTGTCTATGAAGTTGTTGAGTGCGGGATGGAGTAGGGAAGATGTGGTGTACTCGCTTGATCTTGTAGATGAAAGTGGGCTTCTAGAGGAGCATTCTTTTTTGGACTTTCAAGTTCAACAAAAACCAACAAGTTGTTCTAAAGTGAATGATGATCGTCAAAGGCTTAGTATAAAGCAGTTGATGCAGTTGCATTCTCTTGAGTCTTGA
- the LOC126732979 gene encoding uncharacterized protein LOC126732979 — MKKDQTFASLRGQEPETDEPLTKEDQSQPNVALSTKISISGSPSHDNAPSLNQQHLPAVLHWPCPDQHAVDPTQSTSPIMQSQGQQLPHPQQNPASKLAQYGQPPQFVQPTAPFCMLYPLSAANAPTTFQLFTPLGTTDFGWQAPGAVGGGTSSSNQPQISNFCYPVGYTYPAFPGTWDPSHFWGQAQQSQSPCTYNVPGAYGYNSLPQSFQRGIIRSEAKLPQKHQKLWDAQSAENVQLWNVINRMQAEIADYKNRLIRLEIEVSSLKPNVGEPIAQVIGTCSAGKPSKRGKPKKRSANALPSLGESHPRTRARISPPCTTQPESKSHIFEKVILYKVEDKDKASHSAAMEQENNENISNIVTTHTIDDMDIKINNLMMPAFHNQVHQEFAGVQIGGYGLNSSSEMKIIDGKVQNLKTGNLNLSQQAKEMANKGASKISSEACGRHSLAIDFHDRQEGKIISGWSFANEEDASEELEDAVEGSTKDENEEEMEDDTSSAEEIAQKPDEGTAKWTVQ; from the exons ATGAAGAAGGATCAAACCTTTGCTTCCTTAAGGGGTCAAGAACCTGAGACAGATGAGCCTTTG ACCAAGGAAGACCAAAGCCAACCCAATGTTGCACTCTCAACAAAGATTAGCATAAGTGGTAGCCCCTCGCATGACAATGCACCTTCCCTAAACCAGCAGCATCTACCAGCTGTTCTACATTGGCCATGCCCAGATCAACATGCTGTGGATCCAACTCAATCAACCTCACCTATCATGCAGAGCCAAGGGCAGCAATTACCACATCCTCAACAAAATCCTGCTAGCAAACTGGCCCAGTATGGACAGCCACCACAGTTTGTTCAACCAACAGCACCATTTTGCATGCTTTACCCATTATCCGCAGCGAATGCGCCCACCACTTTTCAGCTGTTCACTCCCCTTGGTACAACTGATTTTGGCTGGCAAGCACCTGGTGCTGTAGGAGGAGGAACTTCATCAAGTAACCAACCACAAATTTCTAATTTCTGTTACCCTGTAGGGTACACGTATCCCGCTTTTCCAG GTACTTGGGATCCCTCACATTTTTGGGGTCAGGCACAACAATCACAATCTCCTTGCACTTACAATGTCCCAGGAGCATATGGCTACAATTCCTTACCACAATCTTTTCAAAGAGGAATCATCAGGTCTGAGGCAAAACTACCTCAAAAGCATCAGAAACTTTGGGATGCTCAA TCAGCAGAGAATGTTCAGCTATGGAATGTAATTAATCGCATGCAAGCAGAAATAGCTGACTACAAGAACCGGTTAATAAGACTTGAAATAGAAGTCTCGTCTTTGAAACCAAATGTGGGAGAGCCCATTGCCCAAGTTATTGGTACTTGTTCAGCTGGGAAACCATCAAAGAGAGGGAAACCAAAGAAACGATCGGCCAATGCATTACCTTCTCTTGGCGAGTCTCATCCCAGAACTAGAGCTAGAATTTCTCCACCATGTACAACTCAACCTGAGAGTAAATCAcatatttttgagaaagttatCCTTTATAAGGTGGAAGACAAAGATAAAGCATCTCACTCGGCCGCCATGGAGCaagaaaacaatgaaaataTCTCAAATATTGTGACGACTCACACAATTGACGACATGGATATCAAAATAAACAATCTAATGATGCCTGCGTTCCACAATCAAGTTCATCAGGAATTTGCTGGAGTCCAAATAGGTGGATATGGCCTTAATTCCTCTTCagaaatgaaaattattgatGGGAAAGTCCAGAACTTGAAAACTGGCAATTTGAATCTGTCTCAGCAAGCTAAGGAGATGGCCAACAAGGGTGCTTCCAAAATAAGCTCTGAAGCCTGTGGAAGACACTCGTTAGCCATAGACTTCCATGATAGACAAGAAGGAAAGATCATTTCTGGGTGGAGTTTTGCAAATGAAGAGGATGCTTCTGAAGAGCTTGAAGATGCTGTTGAAGGATCAACTAAGGACGAAAATGAGGAAGAAATGGAAGATGATACCAGCTCAGCCGAAGAAATTGCTCAAAAACCAGATGAGGGTACAGCTAAATGGACTGTGCAGTAG
- the LOC126732980 gene encoding tubulin alpha chain-like translates to MRECISIHIGQAGIQVGNACWELYCLEHGIQPDGQMPGDKTVGGGDDAFNTFFSETGAGKHVPRAIFVDLEPTVIDEVRTGTYRQLFHPEQLISGKEDAANNFARGHYTIGKEIVDLCLDRIRKLADNCTGLQGFLVFNAVGGGTGSGLGSLLLERLSVDYGKKSKLGFTVYPSPQVSTSVVEPYNSVLSTHSLLEHTDVAVLLDNEAIYDICRRSLDIERPTYTNLNRLVSQVISSLTASLRFDGALNVDVTEFQTNLVPYPRIHFMLSSYAPVISAEKAYHEQLSVAEITNSAFEPSSMMAKCDPRHGKYMACCLMYRGDVVPKDVNAAVATIKTKRTIQFVDWCPTGFKCGINYQPPTVVPGGDLAKVQRAVCMISNSTSVAEVFSRIDHKFDLMYAKRAFVHWYVGEGMEEGEFSEAREDLAALEKDYEEVGAESAEGDEGDEGDEY, encoded by the exons ATGAGAGAGTGCATCTCGATCCACATCGGCCAGGCCGGTATCCAGGTCGGCAATGCGTGCTGGGAACTTTATTGCCTCGAGCACGGCATTCAG CCTGATGGCCAGATGCCAGGTGATAAGACTGTTGGGGGTGGTGATGATGCTTTCAACACCTTCTTCAGTGAAACAGGAGCCGGGAAGCATGTACCCCGTGCAATTTTTGTAGATCTCGAGCCCACCGTCATTGATGAAGTTAGGACTGGGACATACAGGCAACTCTTTCACCCTGAACAGCTCATCAGCGGCAAGGAAGACGCTGCAAACAACTTTGCCCGTGGCCACTATACCa TTGGGAAAGAGATAGTTGATCTGTGCTTGGATCGTATCCGAAAGCTTGCTGACAACTGCACTGGTCTGCAAGGGTTTCTGGTTTTCAATGCTGTAGGTGGAGGCACTGGTTCTGGTCTTGGCTCCCTTCTCCTAGAACGACTGTCAGTGGACTATGGCAAAAAGTCTAAGCTTGGGTTCACTGTGTATCCATCGCCACAGGTGTCCACCTCCGTTGTTGAGCCCTACAATAGCGTCCTCTCTACTCACTCCCTTCTGGAACACACTGATGTTGCTGTGCTACTTGATAATGAGGCAATCTATGACATCTGCAGGCGCTCCCTTGACATTGAGCGCCCCACCTACACCAATCTTAACCGATTGGTCTCTCAG GTGATTTCATCGCTTACTGCCTCTTTGAGGTTTGATGGTGCCTTGAATGTAGATGTGACTGAGTTCCAGACTAACCTGGTCCCATACCCCAGGATTCACTTTATGCTTTCATCTTATGCTCCTGTGATCTCAGCTGAGAAGGCCTATCATGAGCAGCTATCAGTTGCAGAGATCACCAACAGTGCATTTGAGCCTTCATCCATGATGGCCAAGTGTGATCCTCGCCATGGCAAGTATATGGCGTGTTGTTTGATGTATAGAGGAGATGTGGTGCCCAAGGATGTTAATGCTGCTGTGGCTACCATCAAGACCAAGCGCACCATCCAATTTGTTGACTGGTGCCCTACTGGATTCAAGTGTGGTATCAACTATCAGCCCCCAACTGTTGTTCCTGGTGGTGATCTTGCTAAGGTTCAGAGGGCAGTGTGCATGATCTCAAACTCCACCAGTGTTGCTGAAGTGTTCTCTCGAATTGATCACAAGTTTGACCTTATGTATGCAAAGAGGGCATTTGTGCACTGGTATGTTGGTGAGGGCATGGAGGAAGGTGAATTCTCTGAGGCCCGTGAGGACCTTGCCGCCCTTGAGAAAGATTATGAGGAGGTTGGTGCTGAGTCTGCTGAGGGTGATGAAGGTGATGAGGGAGATGAGTACTGA